One segment of Macrotis lagotis isolate mMagLag1 chromosome 1, bilby.v1.9.chrom.fasta, whole genome shotgun sequence DNA contains the following:
- the TNFRSF4 gene encoding tumor necrosis factor receptor superfamily member 4 codes for MTSWHQSPWRLVTLFLLATQLHLASLQQCGKNTYRGPGHKCCNFCSPGFGMVSRCTNNEDTQCRPCAKGLFNENFITDFCQPCTQCNVGSGSQIRRNCTTSSDTVCQCTPGTQPVTTFKWGVECSQCPSGHFSLGENTRCKPWTNCTALGKRTLRAGSSRADADCEDTRTSRSPQSPPTTARTTGSSTMFWKTTTQSPGMLSSPQSRPDKHWSPFSIIFLILLLFLVFGLVMLILGIYLSKTVKRQLPGICKPPGTHSFRMPIQEEHQFSLAKV; via the exons atgaCTAGCTGGCATCAGTCCCCATGGAGGCTCGTGACTCTCTTCCTCCTTGCTACCCAGCTGCACTTGGCTTCTCTGCAACAGTGTGGAAAGAACACCTATAGAGGCCCAGGCCACAAATGCTGCAACTTTTGTTCACCAG GTTTTGGGATGGTGAGTCGCTGTACCAATAATGAAGACACCCAGTGCAGACCTTGTGCCAAGGGACTCTTCAATGAAAACTTCATCACTGATTTCTGCCAGCCCTGCACTCAGTGTAATGTTG GAAGTGGGAGCCAGATCCGTAGAAATTGCACAACGTCCAGTGACACCGTGTGTCAATGCACCCCAGGGACCCAGCCTGTGACAACCTTCAAGTGGGGAGTGG AATGTTCCCAATGTCCCTCAGGGCACTTTTCTCTAGGAGAAAACACCAGATGTAAACCCTGGACAAA ctgCACTGCCCTAGGTAAACGCACCTTGAGAGCTGGTAGCAGCAGGGCAGATGCTGACTGTGAGGATACCAGGACATCAAGATCACCCCAAAGCCCCCCAACAACTGCCAGGACCACAGGCTCATCCACAATGTTCTGGAAGACCACCACACAGAGCCCAGGAATGCTGAGCAGCCCACAGTCCCGCCCTGACAAACACTGGT CCCCATTCTCTATCATCTTCCTGATCCTACTTTTATTCTTGGTGTTTGGCTTGGTTATGTTAATTCTGGGTATCTACTTGTCCAAGACGGTCAAGAGGCAGCTTCCTGGAATTTGTAAGCCCCCCG ggacacacagcttcCGGATGCCCATCCAAGAGGAGCACCAATTCAGCCTAGCCAAGGTCTGA